In Candidatus Manganitrophus morganii, the genomic window GACCAGCTTCGGATATTTGGGAGCACGAAGCTTTTTATTGATCGTTGCCTCCACCAAAGTGGTTGTTCCGATTAAAGATATAAGAGCGAATAAAAAAACAAAACGGCGCAAATGAACCTCCTTCTGTAAGCGAGCTTATGGTAACCACGCTTACAGTGTAAATATAAGCCCGATCTCAATATTGGACAATAGCTCGAAAGAAGGAGATGATTGATATCGATTTACTTTTGTGGTAGGATTCCGGTTTCCCTGCGCCTGTAGCTCAATTGGATAGAGCGTCGGCCTCCGGAGCCGTAGGTTAGGGGTTCAAATCCCTTCAGGCGCACCATCCAATTTGAAGCAGATACGAGCGTTCGAAATAGAATAAAGGCGAGGATCAAGCTGAGCTTGTCCGAGCCGCGGGGCGTGGGGGCAATGGAGGACCTTTTCCCTTCCTTGCCGCACAGGCCCCCACCTATAAATAGGGCCGTTAGCTCAGTTGGTAGAGCAGCTGACTCTTAATCAGCGGGTCGAAGGTTCAAGTCCTTCACGGCTCACCAGATTTTAAACTACTTCGCCGGGCATCCTTACATATAGAGGGTGCCCGGCGATTTTATGATCCGGCCGTTTCCTCCCTGTTTCGGACCACTGGAGCGAACATTGACCGGGAGAAACATCAATGGGAAAAGAGAGACGTTCGAATCGCTCTGGTTTTTTGGAGGTAAGGATGGTTTTTAGATGGTTCTTCGCCCTGCTCACGCTGATCTCTTTTCCCCTGACGGCGCACGGTCAGGAGGAGGCGTCGATCCGCTCGCGCCTGGAAGCGCTCAAGATCCCCTTTTCCGAGGAAGCGTTCCTCGAAGAAATCCGGAAAGGAAATGCCGAAACGGTCTCCTTGTTTCTGGAAGGGGGGATGGGTCCGAACGTCCTTGATTCGAACGGCCGGTCGGCGCTGGTTTGGGCGGCGGGAAACGGACACGCGGCGATTGTGAAGCTGCTGCTTCAAAACAAGGCCGATCTTTGCGGCGGCGGCTCGCAGTCCCCTTTGCTCTGGGCGGCCGCCAACGGCCGGCGGGAGGCCGCCGCGGCGTTGCTCGGCGCGGGGGCGCGGGCGTGCGAGCAAGATAAAACACGGATGACCTCGGTGGTGGCCGCCGCGCAGAACGGCTACGTCGATACGGTCGAGTTATTTCTGGAGGAAACCGCCGACGTCACCGAGGAAGAGAAGACCTCCGCGTTGGAGCGGGCCGCCGCCAACGGCCATCTCGACGTCATTCACCTGCTGCTCCACCACGGGGTCGCCGCCGATGCGAAGACGGCGCCCGAATTCAATCCGGTCGGAAGCGCCGCCTTCCGGGGCCACACGGAGATCGTGAAATTTTTTCTGGATCGCGGCGCCGATCCCAACGGTCCGGTCCCGGTCTACGGCACCCCGCTCGGCGCCGCCGCGGGCGGGGGCCATCTGCAAACCGCCAAGCTGCTGCTAGA contains:
- a CDS encoding ankyrin repeat domain-containing protein, coding for MVFRWFFALLTLISFPLTAHGQEEASIRSRLEALKIPFSEEAFLEEIRKGNAETVSLFLEGGMGPNVLDSNGRSALVWAAGNGHAAIVKLLLQNKADLCGGGSQSPLLWAAANGRREAAAALLGAGARACEQDKTRMTSVVAAAQNGYVDTVELFLEETADVTEEEKTSALERAAANGHLDVIHLLLHHGVAADAKTAPEFNPVGSAAFRGHTEIVKFFLDRGADPNGPVPVYGTPLGAAAGGGHLQTAKLLLERGATPTATALRSAAQGGHLEIARLLLDKGVDVNAVDADKTPLIAAIAGRKTNTLPLLIERGADLNAGVGFVEPPLLLAAQSSEAETVRLLLKGGANRDVRGRDGRTALMWAAISGQLEIARALVEGGADVRAKDQMGRTALVYAKERGFAEVVRMLMEAEKKPAGAKKK